The Pontibacter sp. SGAir0037 DNA segment GTTGTGTCCGGTGCCGATTGGGAAGGTGTCGGCAGACGATACAATGCAGTTGTTCAATAACCTGGTGCAGGATGTATCCTGCCCGGTTTTATACGTGCCTGAGTTCTTTGAAATAAATAGGTTTAAAAAGATCGCTTTTGTAGTTGATCCAGATGATCACCAAAGTGCTCTGCCAGATAAGAAACTGGTTAGCCTGCTATGCAAAAACGATTACCATGTTACTTTTCTGGTAGTATTTAAACCCGGCACCGATCTGGAAAACCTGAAGCCGGTGTTTGATAAAGTTTACTCCAGCCAGGTGTTTAGTACCATGAGCTGTTCCATTCATTTGCTACAGGAAGATAACTTAACAACCGGGGTCATTTCATTTATAGATCAGTTCGAAGTCGATCTGCTGGTCACCTGCAAAAAGAAAAGCTTATTGGATTATCTGCCGATCAGGAAAAACAGGCGCCTGAGTCAGAAAGCCATACACTCCAAGGTGCCTTACCTCGCGCTTAAGTAAGGTGTAATACTGCACATTTTGTAGTTACTAAATTTATCTGATTCCCTATGTTGCTAAAAAATAATATTCCTATAGGATATGTATTCGGGAAAATTAAGTTCGAGGTGCTGTTTGTTACAATATACGCCACTATCATAGCTCTCGAAGACAAGTTTTTCCATTTCTTTAACATATCAATTCCATTAAGTGTGCCTATGGTATTAGGCACAGTGCTTTCGTTGCTTCTGGCATTTAAATCGAACCAGGCGTATGACAGGTGGTGGGAGGCCCGCATTGTGTGGGGAGCTATCGTGAACGATTCCAGGTCGTTGATCCGGCAACTCAGCTGCTTTATAGAAGACCCGTATGTTTCGGTAGAGGTAAGAGAGTTTATCGAGCGTTTTACCAACAGGCAGATAGCCTGGTGTTACAGCCTTGGAATGTCTTTGCGGAACTCTATGTCGATTGAAAAAATAAGTAAATATCTGACGGAGGCTGAAATTGCCTATATCTCGAAACACGATAACATCCCGAACGCCTTGTTGGAACTGCATGCCAAAGATCTAAGGTTTGCGCTGCAGGCAGGTTGGCTAAACAAATTTCAACAGGTAGAAATAGATGTTACCCTCACCAAGTTAACCGACTCTATGGGGAAATGTGAGCGAATCAAGAATACGGTTTTCCCGGTTACTTATACCTTATACACTCATTTTGCACTGTTCTTCTTTGTGCTGTTGTTGCCGTTTGCCTTGCTGGAAATTTTCGGCATACTGGAAGTGCTCATGGTTATTGCCATCTCATCGGCTTTCTTCCTGATTGAGAAAATGGCTATTCATTTACAGGATCCTTTCGAAAACAAACCGACAGATACACCAATGACTGCGATAGCCAGAACCATTGAGATAAACCTGAAGCAAATGATTGATGATCAGAATGTGCCGGAAAAGTTAAAACCCCTGGAAAAAGAATACTACCTTTTATAGGTTTCGCCTTTGGTTGCTGATAGTTAAAGTATAACCGGCTCGTGTGTAACGCTAAAGCAGGAATTTCTGCTTAAACAGGCTGTAGCCTGCCTTGTACTGGCTGCTTTTAAAACCTAAACAGTTTTTCTCGTATGAATAGAGAAATAGTCAGGTTTTAAAAGCAGTTTCATTTCTATTCTCTGAAAGTACAAAGCATGGGATACAGCAAGCACAGGAAATTAAATGCCATATTAATCACACTTTTTGCTGTATTTGCCGGTCTGTACTTCGGCGCAAGCTTTCTGGAACCCTTTGCCTTCGCGGCTTTCCTGGCAACGCTGGTTGTCCCTTTTACGAACTGGCTCGAGCAGAAAGGCGCAGGCAGAATGGTATCCTCTCTGATAGGTACTTTTGTTGTGTTTGTGGTTGTAAGCGGCTTTGCCGTGATGCTGTCTTTCCAGTTAAGCCGTTTTCTGGAAGATATTCCGGAAATGCAGGAGGCCGCTGTTGATCTGCTGGAAAAGGTACAGGACTATTTTTATGGCGTAACAGGCATATCGCCCAGTAAACAAACAGAGTTGCTGCGGGAGCGGTCCGACCAAATAACCGGAGCGGTGCAGGAATATCTGACCACCTTTGTCAGCAACACCGCCTTTGCCTCTTTAAAATTTTTACTGGTTATTATTTACCTGTTCCTTTTTCTGCTTAGCAGAGACAAATTTGCGGAGGTGGTGTTAATGTACGCGCCCGGCGAGGAGCAGGATAAAGCAAAAAAGACGCTGGATGAAAGCACTAAAGTCGCTTATCATTACCTGTGGGGCAGGATAAAAGTAATGCTGGCGCTGGCTGCCATGTATATCATTACTTTCTGGGCCTTCGGTACCCCTTATGCTGTGCTGCTTACTATGTTTGGTGCTATCATTACCATTATACCTTACATTGGCCCACTGCTGAGTGGCGTTTTACCGGTTTGCCTTATGCTGGTTTTTACCGACGACTTTAACACGGTGCTACTCTTTGCAGGGGTGGTGCTTGTGGTGCAACTAATTGAGAGCTATGTGCTTGAACCTGTTATCATCGGCTCCGAAATCCGCTTAAGTCCGCTGGCCGTGATTGTGGCCGTTATAATTGGCGGGCAAGTGTGGGGAATGGCAGGCATGATTTTGTTTGTGCCGCTGCTGGCCATTTTCAAAATCATCTCCGATAATGTAGAAAGCCTGCACCCCATTGGCTATTTGCTAGGAAACAAAGAAAGCAAAGAAAACAAGAACGGGCCGGGCATATGGAAGAAAGTAAAGCACTTCTTCCAGGCCAGAACCAGCCATAACAGCCACTAGCCCGGTCGCGTCGGGAACAACGGTGAACTTCTTGAAAATACTGTATTTGTGAATTAATGTACATACATGTATTTTTGTGTAACGTATAAAGTACAGGCGAAGCAGGTATAAAAATGCGACGCGCTTTATAGCTGTTGATTGTTAACTCTCACCTCAGAACAACATGCCTTCTTTGCAGGATTTAAAAATATATACCGATAGCTTAAAAGCTTACTCGCACAAAATGCCAGCCTATTTCTTGGGTCACGGGAGCCCTATGAATGCCCTGGAAGAAAATGAATTTACCCGAACCTGGCAACATATAGGGCAGGACTTGCCAAAACCAAGAGCTATTTTGTGTATCTCGGCGCACTGGGAAACCAAGGGCACCTTTGTTACAGCAATGGAAGCCCCGCGTACCATTCACGATTTTTATGGCTTCCCAAGAGCACTATTCGAGGTGCAGTATCCAGCTGCAGGTAAT contains these protein-coding regions:
- a CDS encoding universal stress protein, translated to MKKIIIPTDLTLHSLNLIKYALHLLKGETCQILLVHLIPLPDSITELLMLPRDENRLEKPTESFTKALERLQKSYAIEINSIRVSHVYCDSSLHLQNFIVRNKVELVLCPVPIGKVSADDTMQLFNNLVQDVSCPVLYVPEFFEINRFKKIAFVVDPDDHQSALPDKKLVSLLCKNDYHVTFLVVFKPGTDLENLKPVFDKVYSSQVFSTMSCSIHLLQEDNLTTGVISFIDQFEVDLLVTCKKKSLLDYLPIRKNRRLSQKAIHSKVPYLALK
- a CDS encoding AI-2E family transporter, coding for MGYSKHRKLNAILITLFAVFAGLYFGASFLEPFAFAAFLATLVVPFTNWLEQKGAGRMVSSLIGTFVVFVVVSGFAVMLSFQLSRFLEDIPEMQEAAVDLLEKVQDYFYGVTGISPSKQTELLRERSDQITGAVQEYLTTFVSNTAFASLKFLLVIIYLFLFLLSRDKFAEVVLMYAPGEEQDKAKKTLDESTKVAYHYLWGRIKVMLALAAMYIITFWAFGTPYAVLLTMFGAIITIIPYIGPLLSGVLPVCLMLVFTDDFNTVLLFAGVVLVVQLIESYVLEPVIIGSEIRLSPLAVIVAVIIGGQVWGMAGMILFVPLLAIFKIISDNVESLHPIGYLLGNKESKENKNGPGIWKKVKHFFQARTSHNSH
- a CDS encoding bestrophin family protein, whose translation is MLLKNNIPIGYVFGKIKFEVLFVTIYATIIALEDKFFHFFNISIPLSVPMVLGTVLSLLLAFKSNQAYDRWWEARIVWGAIVNDSRSLIRQLSCFIEDPYVSVEVREFIERFTNRQIAWCYSLGMSLRNSMSIEKISKYLTEAEIAYISKHDNIPNALLELHAKDLRFALQAGWLNKFQQVEIDVTLTKLTDSMGKCERIKNTVFPVTYTLYTHFALFFFVLLLPFALLEIFGILEVLMVIAISSAFFLIEKMAIHLQDPFENKPTDTPMTAIARTIEINLKQMIDDQNVPEKLKPLEKEYYLL